From one Halothece sp. PCC 7418 genomic stretch:
- a CDS encoding Gfo/Idh/MocA family protein produces the protein MRNQPLGVAIVGTGFGQKVHIPVFQIHEETKPVAVYNPSLDKARAIAQENDIPHASNQLDTILSLPDVDAVSISTPPFLHYEMGKAVLNAGKHLLLEKPLNLNAEETRELYHLAREKGVVAASDFEFRCVPEWQLLAEYLQNDYVGKKRLVKIDWVLGRRANPEGSWSWYAQKEKGGGALGAVGSHAFDYINWLFGGVNRLCAVLSTAIPERPDPKEDGKLKSVDSDDTCLLMLELADGTPCQLTISSVAYQGRGHWLEIYGDRATVVLGSGNLKDYIHGFRFLAAPAGEELSEVFIPQHLSFPKVYQEGRIAPVLRLVDHWVKAIQTQKPMTPSLREGVYSQLLMDLTHQSHEQKRWVDVPNFEVFLGRSN, from the coding sequence ATGAGGAATCAACCCCTAGGCGTTGCGATTGTCGGAACTGGCTTTGGACAAAAAGTCCATATCCCTGTGTTTCAGATTCATGAAGAAACGAAACCTGTCGCGGTATATAATCCCAGCTTAGACAAAGCCCGCGCGATCGCGCAAGAAAACGACATTCCCCACGCCAGTAATCAACTCGACACGATTCTCTCTCTCCCTGATGTGGATGCGGTTAGTATTTCCACACCGCCCTTTTTACACTACGAGATGGGAAAAGCGGTACTGAATGCAGGGAAACATCTTCTCCTCGAAAAACCCCTCAACTTAAACGCGGAAGAAACCCGAGAACTCTATCATTTAGCGCGAGAAAAAGGAGTCGTCGCAGCCAGTGACTTTGAATTTCGCTGTGTTCCCGAATGGCAACTTTTAGCCGAATATTTACAAAATGATTATGTGGGGAAAAAGCGGTTAGTTAAAATTGACTGGGTACTGGGAAGACGCGCCAACCCAGAAGGAAGTTGGAGTTGGTACGCCCAAAAAGAGAAAGGAGGCGGTGCCCTAGGCGCAGTGGGGTCTCATGCCTTTGATTATATTAATTGGTTATTTGGTGGGGTTAATCGCTTGTGTGCGGTACTCTCCACAGCAATTCCAGAACGCCCAGATCCCAAAGAAGACGGGAAACTGAAGTCAGTTGATTCTGATGATACTTGCTTGTTAATGTTAGAATTAGCCGATGGAACGCCCTGTCAATTAACCATTAGTTCAGTGGCGTATCAAGGGCGCGGACATTGGCTAGAAATTTACGGCGATCGCGCAACAGTAGTCCTCGGAAGTGGTAACCTCAAAGATTATATTCATGGCTTTCGCTTTTTAGCAGCACCCGCAGGCGAAGAACTGTCAGAAGTTTTTATTCCCCAACATCTCAGTTTTCCGAAAGTCTATCAAGAAGGGCGAATTGCACCCGTTTTGCGCTTAGTGGATCATTGGGTAAAAGCGATTCAAACCCAAAAACCAATGACTCCCTCCTTGCGAGAAGGAGTTTATTCTCAGTTATTGATGGATTTAACTCACCAATCCCACGAACAAAAGCGTTGGGTAGATGTTCCGAATTTTGAGGTATTTCTAGGACGATCAAACTAG
- a CDS encoding pyridoxine 5'-phosphate synthase gives MTQPESSVTLGVNIDHIATIRQARRTIEPDPVAAAVLAELGGADGITVHLREDRRHIQDRDVRLLRETVQSHLNLEMAPTDEMVAIALDIKPDYVTIVPEKREEVTTEGGLDVAGDLSRMTRIVEKLQDAEIPVSWFIDPDSTQIQAAADTGAKIIELHTGRYAEAKTEASREKELNQLKTSSDRALSLGLRLNAGHGLTYYNVSPVAAIPGMEELNIGHSIISRAVLVGLERAVREMKSLIKQ, from the coding sequence ATGACTCAACCCGAATCCTCCGTAACCCTCGGGGTGAATATTGACCATATTGCTACGATTCGACAAGCGCGACGTACCATCGAACCTGATCCCGTTGCTGCTGCGGTATTAGCCGAACTTGGTGGCGCGGATGGGATTACTGTGCATTTACGAGAAGATCGTCGCCACATTCAAGATCGCGATGTTCGTCTGTTGCGAGAAACGGTACAATCTCATTTAAACTTAGAGATGGCTCCCACTGACGAAATGGTTGCCATTGCTTTAGACATTAAGCCTGATTATGTCACCATTGTCCCAGAAAAACGGGAAGAAGTCACGACCGAAGGCGGGCTAGATGTTGCAGGTGATTTATCTCGAATGACCCGAATCGTAGAAAAGTTACAAGATGCTGAGATTCCTGTTAGTTGGTTTATCGACCCTGATTCAACGCAAATTCAAGCAGCAGCCGATACGGGGGCGAAAATTATTGAACTGCATACCGGAAGATACGCGGAAGCCAAAACCGAAGCCAGTCGAGAGAAAGAATTAAATCAATTAAAAACCAGCAGCGATCGCGCTCTCTCTCTGGGGTTACGGTTAAATGCAGGACACGGCTTAACCTATTATAATGTTTCTCCTGTTGCTGCGATTCCAGGGATGGAAGAACTGAATATCGGTCATAGTATCATCAGTCGGGCGGTCTTGGTAGGATTAGAAAGAGCCGTCCGTGAAATGAAGTCACTCATCAAACAGTAA
- a CDS encoding MgPME-cyclase complex family protein: MQTYYYVLASQKFLLEEEPFQEVLEERYRYYKEHNKEIDFWLVKQPAFLEAPSLKSVKEKCPQPSVAVISTDVNFINWLKLRLEFVLTGNFQAPSDEIPEPLASLEAEATA; encoded by the coding sequence ATGCAAACTTATTACTACGTTTTAGCCAGCCAGAAATTTCTGTTAGAAGAAGAACCGTTTCAAGAAGTCTTAGAAGAACGGTATCGTTACTACAAAGAACATAACAAAGAAATTGACTTTTGGTTAGTCAAACAACCTGCTTTTTTAGAAGCTCCCAGTTTGAAATCCGTTAAGGAAAAATGTCCCCAGCCTTCCGTTGCTGTGATTTCCACGGATGTTAATTTCATTAACTGGTTAAAGTTGCGTTTGGAATTTGTTCTTACGGGAAATTTTCAAGCCCCATCAGATGAAATTCCAGAACCCCTCGCCTCTTTAGAAGCAGAAGCCACTGCTTAA
- a CDS encoding YqhA family protein, with protein MFNPRKIEAYFELCLWKFRLFTLIPVLFGLLSTLNFFVIGSLEVVEGILYSFQADYQEDGAFIEVITKVVGGIDHYLIGIVLLIFSFGIYELFISEIDVRFQFQEVKILQIENLDQLKHKILQVIIMVMVISFFKKALSMEIKTMLDLLLFASAVLLIAVSSYLLHLQSNNNPLIRSAPQKQQKNDHNQG; from the coding sequence ATGTTTAATCCCCGAAAGATTGAAGCCTACTTTGAATTATGCCTCTGGAAATTTCGCTTGTTTACACTAATTCCAGTTCTTTTCGGGTTGCTCAGCACGCTGAATTTTTTTGTTATCGGTAGTTTAGAAGTAGTAGAAGGAATTCTTTATAGCTTCCAAGCCGACTATCAAGAAGATGGGGCATTTATTGAGGTGATCACGAAAGTAGTAGGCGGAATTGATCATTATTTGATTGGAATTGTTTTATTGATTTTTAGTTTCGGAATTTATGAATTATTTATCTCCGAAATTGATGTTCGCTTTCAGTTTCAGGAAGTCAAGATCTTACAAATTGAGAATCTCGATCAACTCAAACATAAAATTCTACAAGTTATCATCATGGTCATGGTGATTAGTTTTTTTAAGAAAGCACTTTCGATGGAGATTAAAACAATGCTCGATCTGCTGTTATTTGCAAGTGCTGTGTTGTTAATTGCAGTCAGTAGTTATTTACTCCATCTGCAATCCAACAATAATCCTCTAATTCGCTCTGCTCCGCAAAAACAACAAAAAAACGATCACAACCAAGGTTGA
- a CDS encoding divergent PAP2 family protein: MENFASIVENHLLWVSLIACLVAQGLKLVIEFLREGKFDARSLFTTGGMPSAHSALVASLATGVGIREGWESTDFAIALLFAIIVMFDAAGVRQAAGKQARLLNQIVDELFQEHKDFNEEKLKELLGHTPLQVIVGVILGIAIALLAQPWL; encoded by the coding sequence ATGGAAAACTTTGCCAGTATCGTTGAAAATCATCTGCTTTGGGTTTCCCTGATTGCTTGCTTAGTTGCCCAGGGACTCAAGTTGGTGATTGAATTCCTCCGTGAAGGAAAATTTGATGCGCGATCGTTGTTTACAACGGGGGGAATGCCCAGTGCTCATTCTGCTTTAGTTGCCTCTCTGGCTACTGGTGTCGGGATTCGAGAAGGCTGGGAAAGTACCGATTTCGCGATCGCGCTGCTGTTTGCCATTATTGTCATGTTTGATGCTGCTGGGGTGCGACAAGCAGCTGGGAAACAAGCTCGGTTGCTGAATCAAATTGTTGATGAACTGTTTCAAGAACACAAGGATTTTAATGAGGAGAAACTGAAAGAACTCCTTGGACATACCCCCTTACAAGTCATCGTTGGGGTTATTCTTGGCATCGCGATCGCGCTGCTAGCTCAACCTTGGCTTTGA
- the crtE gene encoding geranylgeranyl diphosphate synthase CrtE, whose product MTMTDQSICKQTLAFDLDSYLQARKAIVEKALDQSLRVGEPPQIYEAMRYSLLAGGKRLRPILCLATCELVGGSIEMAMPTACALEMIHTMSLIHDDLPAMDNDDYRRGKLTNHKKFGEDIAILAGDGLLAYAFEYIATYTQGVEPAAVLKVVSKLGHAVGATGLVGGQVVDLASEGNPDINLETLNYIHTHKTGALLEACVVSGAILGGATEEDLGRLSRYAYDIGLAFQIVDDILDITATQEELGKTAGKDLEADKATYPRLLGLEASKAKADELTEAACAELASYGDSAMALQAIAQLIANRKN is encoded by the coding sequence ATGACAATGACTGATCAATCGATTTGTAAGCAAACTCTAGCCTTTGATCTCGATAGCTATCTCCAAGCCCGAAAAGCGATTGTGGAAAAAGCTCTAGATCAATCGTTGCGGGTGGGCGAACCGCCTCAAATCTACGAAGCCATGCGCTACTCTTTGTTAGCGGGCGGAAAACGGTTACGCCCGATTTTATGTTTAGCCACCTGCGAGTTAGTGGGGGGAAGCATTGAAATGGCGATGCCCACCGCTTGTGCCTTAGAGATGATTCACACCATGTCATTGATTCATGACGATTTACCAGCGATGGATAATGATGATTATCGTCGCGGAAAACTCACGAATCATAAGAAGTTTGGTGAAGATATTGCGATTTTAGCTGGGGATGGGTTACTCGCTTATGCCTTTGAGTATATTGCGACTTATACCCAAGGGGTTGAACCAGCTGCCGTGTTAAAAGTTGTCTCGAAATTAGGTCATGCTGTGGGCGCAACTGGGTTAGTTGGCGGTCAAGTGGTGGATTTAGCCTCTGAGGGAAATCCAGATATTAATCTCGAAACGCTCAACTATATTCATACCCATAAAACTGGAGCGTTATTAGAAGCCTGTGTGGTCAGTGGGGCAATATTAGGGGGAGCAACTGAGGAAGATTTAGGGCGCTTATCTCGCTATGCTTATGATATTGGTTTAGCTTTCCAGATTGTTGACGATATTCTGGATATTACTGCTACCCAAGAAGAACTCGGTAAAACAGCAGGGAAAGATCTCGAAGCCGATAAAGCTACTTATCCTCGGTTGTTAGGGCTAGAAGCGTCAAAAGCAAAAGCCGATGAGTTAACCGAAGCTGCTTGTGCAGAACTTGCTTCTTATGGCGATTCCGCTATGGCGTTACAGGCGATCGCGCAATTAATTGCTAATCGCAAGAATTAA
- the folD gene encoding bifunctional methylenetetrahydrofolate dehydrogenase/methenyltetrahydrofolate cyclohydrolase FolD — MTSQMAQRLDGKALAQQTQGELKQRIETLKAQVGRSPGLAVIMVGDDPASEVYVRNKKRACEKVGIISFGKHFPANITQAELEATIHELNEDPEIDGILVQLPLPKHLDAPQVIYQITPDKDVDGLHPNNLGRLAREEPGIRSCTPAGVMRLLETYNISVTSKKALVIGRSSLVGKPLGLMLLEANATVTIAHIYTPPEELKELAQQADILCVAVGKPNLITADMVKPGAVVIDIGINRIEGEDGKVRLTGDVDYPEVEKIASYITPVPGGVGPMTVAILLENTVASFEQRCF; from the coding sequence ATGACCTCTCAAATGGCGCAGCGATTAGACGGAAAAGCCCTTGCTCAGCAGACTCAAGGGGAACTCAAACAGCGGATTGAAACACTCAAGGCTCAGGTGGGACGCTCTCCTGGCTTAGCCGTGATTATGGTGGGAGATGATCCAGCAAGTGAAGTTTATGTCCGTAACAAAAAACGAGCCTGCGAAAAAGTTGGCATTATTTCCTTTGGGAAACATTTTCCAGCCAACATTACCCAAGCCGAACTGGAAGCAACCATTCATGAACTCAATGAAGACCCAGAGATTGATGGGATTTTAGTGCAACTCCCGCTTCCTAAACATTTAGATGCACCGCAAGTGATCTATCAAATCACGCCCGATAAAGATGTCGATGGCTTGCATCCCAATAATTTAGGACGTTTAGCGCGGGAAGAACCCGGAATTAGAAGTTGTACCCCTGCTGGAGTCATGCGGTTATTAGAAACCTATAATATTTCCGTTACCAGCAAAAAAGCATTGGTTATTGGGCGCAGCAGCCTAGTGGGAAAACCTTTAGGCTTAATGTTACTAGAAGCTAATGCTACTGTAACCATTGCTCATATTTACACGCCCCCTGAAGAATTAAAAGAACTTGCCCAACAAGCCGATATTTTATGTGTTGCGGTGGGAAAACCCAATTTGATTACAGCCGATATGGTCAAACCAGGTGCAGTGGTCATTGATATTGGGATTAACCGCATTGAAGGAGAAGATGGGAAAGTGCGCTTGACTGGGGATGTTGATTATCCTGAAGTCGAGAAGATTGCCAGTTATATCACTCCTGTTCCAGGGGGAGTGGGACCGATGACCGTTGCCATCCTGCTAGAAAATACCGTGGCAAGTTTTGAACAGCGTTGTTTTTAA
- the ctpB gene encoding carboxyl-terminal processing protease CtpB, whose amino-acid sequence MNQTSCHRLKKYVRSATLAGTIMSVSWLMPSITLPAAASLTESPKTVVDEVWQIVNQSYVDPEFNHDDWETTREELLERNYTSKAEAYRAIRKALNKLNDPYTRFLNPEEYESLTNQTSGELSGVGLRLEINEQNQSLTVVEPIPDSPAAAAGIQAGDEIVAINGQPTALLSLEQASELIRGESGTEVKLQLSRRGKGLFALTLTRAQIELPRVTYELRETEETRVGYIKVKEFSSHAAEQMREAILDLKEQKAEAYVLDLRNNPGGLLYASIEMARMWLEQGAIVSTVDRTGGDRDFQANRTQLTDRPLAVLVNGNSASASEILAGALKDNNRAVIVGSPTYGKGTVQSVNSLSDGSGIAVTVARYYPPSGTDINKKGIEPDIKTSLERSDQLRLSANPELQGTQQDPQFVRAIAALNQRLGKTTLEATSFSLDSGNHLEVD is encoded by the coding sequence ATGAATCAAACCTCCTGCCACCGCTTAAAAAAATACGTTCGCTCAGCAACCCTCGCGGGAACGATCATGAGTGTTTCTTGGCTGATGCCAAGTATTACCTTACCTGCTGCAGCGAGTCTCACCGAAAGTCCGAAAACCGTTGTTGATGAAGTTTGGCAAATTGTCAATCAAAGTTATGTTGATCCCGAATTTAACCATGATGATTGGGAAACGACCCGAGAGGAACTTTTAGAACGGAACTACACTTCTAAAGCGGAAGCCTATCGCGCTATACGCAAAGCACTCAATAAACTGAATGACCCCTACACGCGCTTCCTGAATCCTGAAGAATATGAATCCTTAACCAACCAAACCTCAGGAGAATTATCGGGGGTCGGTTTGCGCCTTGAAATTAATGAACAAAATCAATCTTTAACCGTGGTTGAACCCATTCCTGATTCTCCCGCAGCAGCAGCAGGAATTCAAGCGGGAGATGAAATTGTTGCTATTAATGGTCAACCCACGGCTTTGTTAAGTTTAGAGCAAGCCTCAGAGTTAATTCGCGGTGAGTCGGGAACTGAGGTGAAACTGCAACTGTCTCGCCGTGGAAAAGGCTTATTTGCTCTCACCCTCACTCGCGCTCAAATTGAGTTACCCAGAGTAACTTATGAACTACGAGAAACCGAGGAAACTCGCGTCGGTTATATCAAGGTGAAAGAGTTTAGTTCCCACGCAGCAGAACAAATGCGAGAAGCGATTCTTGATCTCAAAGAACAAAAGGCTGAAGCCTATGTGCTTGATTTACGCAATAATCCAGGGGGATTGCTCTACGCCAGTATTGAAATGGCAAGAATGTGGTTAGAACAAGGGGCGATTGTTTCTACTGTGGATCGCACGGGTGGCGATCGCGATTTTCAAGCCAATCGCACCCAACTCACGGATCGCCCCTTAGCCGTTTTGGTTAATGGGAATTCCGCTAGTGCCAGCGAAATTCTGGCGGGAGCACTTAAGGATAACAACCGAGCAGTGATTGTTGGCAGCCCAACTTATGGCAAAGGAACGGTGCAATCGGTCAATTCTCTTTCTGATGGCTCAGGGATTGCGGTGACAGTTGCTCGCTATTATCCTCCCAGTGGCACGGATATCAATAAAAAAGGGATTGAACCCGATATTAAAACCAGTTTAGAGCGCAGTGACCAGTTGCGGTTATCAGCGAATCCAGAGTTACAAGGGACTCAACAAGATCCTCAATTTGTCCGCGCGATCGCTGCTCTCAATCAACGGCTCGGTAAGACGACTCTGGAGGCCACCTCCTTTTCCCTCGACTCAGGGAATCATTTAGAAGTGGATTAA
- a CDS encoding 50S ribosomal protein L25/general stress protein Ctc, with protein sequence MTTTVKFECQTRPEGSKPRALRRDGLIPAALYGHKGAESMSLVAKAKDVEILLKNASVNNTLVEVNVPETSWKGRALIREVQKHPWRPDIYHVSLFAVAGQDSVEVVVPVHLEGEAEGVREGGLLEQIITELTIQCPPSQIPEVINIDVTEMPIGTTLHISELKLPEGVTASDDPERTVLTIVEGKTEEPPAEEGEAEEGIEGGVVEELGDVSV encoded by the coding sequence ATGACAACCACTGTTAAATTTGAATGTCAAACTCGACCCGAAGGGAGTAAACCGAGAGCGTTGCGTCGTGACGGGTTAATTCCTGCTGCTTTATACGGTCATAAAGGCGCAGAATCGATGTCTTTGGTGGCAAAAGCCAAAGATGTGGAAATCCTGCTGAAAAATGCGTCTGTAAATAATACCCTAGTGGAAGTGAATGTTCCCGAAACCTCTTGGAAAGGACGCGCTTTAATTCGGGAAGTGCAAAAACATCCTTGGCGACCCGATATCTATCACGTCAGTCTTTTTGCTGTCGCGGGTCAAGATAGCGTGGAAGTTGTCGTTCCCGTACACTTAGAAGGGGAAGCTGAAGGCGTTAGAGAAGGCGGACTCTTAGAGCAAATTATCACGGAATTAACGATTCAATGTCCTCCGAGTCAAATTCCAGAAGTGATCAATATTGATGTTACCGAAATGCCCATCGGAACAACCCTCCACATTAGCGAGTTAAAGCTACCCGAAGGCGTTACCGCCAGTGATGATCCTGAGCGTACTGTTTTAACCATTGTCGAAGGTAAAACCGAAGAACCCCCCGCAGAAGAAGGTGAAGCAGAAGAAGGCATCGAAGGCGGTGTGGTCGAAGAATTGGGCGATGTTTCCGTCTAA
- a CDS encoding adenylosuccinate synthase, with amino-acid sequence MANVIVIGAQWGDEGKGKITDLLSKSADIVVRYQGGVNAGHTVVVKDQTFKLHLIPSGILYPETQCIIGSGTVIDPQVLIEELDQLAALNVSTENLMISQTAHVTMPYHRLIDQGSEQKRGSKKIGTTGRGIGPTYADKSERTGIRILDLMNRDQVEEQLEWTINYKNVLLEKLYDLPPLEPKAVIEEYLGYAERLRPHVVDSSLKIDEGIKKKRNILFEGAQGTLLDLDHGTYPYVTSSNPVAGGACIGAGVGPTMIDRVIGVAKAYTTRVGEGPFPTELDGDLGQELCDRGAEFGTTTGRRRRCGWFDAVIGRYAVRINGMDCLAITKLDVLDTLAEIKVCVAYNIDGVRCENFPSSALRFARCEPIYETLPGWQQSTASCRNLEDLPKAALNYLKFLAELMEVPIAIVSLGASRDQTIIVEDPIHGPKRALLDENGTPIAHQPHESSTSPFGN; translated from the coding sequence TTGGCTAACGTTATTGTAATTGGAGCCCAATGGGGCGACGAAGGTAAAGGTAAGATTACTGACTTGCTTAGTAAGTCAGCCGATATCGTTGTTCGCTACCAAGGAGGGGTCAACGCTGGACATACCGTCGTTGTTAAAGATCAAACCTTTAAACTACATCTGATTCCCTCTGGAATTTTATATCCAGAAACCCAATGTATCATTGGCTCGGGAACAGTGATTGATCCCCAAGTGCTAATCGAAGAGTTAGACCAACTCGCAGCACTGAATGTTTCAACGGAAAATCTAATGATTTCCCAAACTGCTCATGTGACAATGCCCTATCATCGGCTTATTGATCAAGGATCAGAGCAAAAACGGGGCAGTAAAAAAATTGGGACGACTGGACGCGGGATCGGTCCGACTTATGCGGATAAATCAGAACGTACTGGAATCCGCATTTTGGACTTGATGAATCGCGATCAAGTTGAGGAACAATTAGAATGGACAATCAACTATAAAAACGTCCTTTTAGAAAAATTATATGATCTGCCCCCATTAGAACCAAAAGCGGTAATTGAGGAATATCTCGGCTATGCGGAACGGTTACGTCCTCATGTTGTGGATAGTTCCCTCAAAATTGATGAAGGGATTAAGAAAAAACGCAATATTTTATTTGAAGGGGCGCAAGGGACACTGTTAGATTTAGATCATGGCACTTATCCCTATGTCACTTCTTCCAATCCTGTAGCTGGCGGGGCGTGCATTGGTGCAGGGGTCGGTCCGACCATGATTGATCGCGTGATTGGTGTCGCAAAAGCCTATACCACCCGTGTGGGAGAAGGCCCGTTTCCCACAGAATTAGACGGAGATTTAGGGCAAGAACTCTGCGATCGCGGTGCAGAATTTGGCACAACCACAGGTCGCCGTCGCCGTTGCGGTTGGTTTGATGCGGTCATTGGACGTTATGCCGTCCGCATCAACGGCATGGACTGTCTCGCGATTACCAAACTCGATGTCCTCGATACCCTTGCTGAAATTAAAGTCTGTGTTGCCTATAATATTGATGGGGTGCGTTGTGAGAATTTCCCCAGTAGTGCCTTGCGCTTTGCTCGTTGCGAACCGATTTATGAAACTTTACCTGGTTGGCAACAATCAACAGCAAGCTGTCGCAATTTGGAAGACTTGCCGAAAGCTGCGCTGAATTATCTGAAATTCTTAGCGGAATTAATGGAAGTTCCCATCGCGATCGTTTCCTTGGGAGCAAGTCGTGACCAAACCATTATCGTCGAAGATCCCATTCACGGACCGAAACGGGCGCTTCTCGATGAGAATGGCACACCGATCGCGCACCAACCCCATGAGTCTTCTACATCTCCTTTTGGCAACTAA
- a CDS encoding B12-binding domain-containing radical SAM protein, whose protein sequence is MRVLLVYPRFPKSFWSFEEALALVNRKTFLPPLGLITVAAILPQEWEFHLVDCNLREVTATEWEWADLVVVSAMIVQKEDFNTQIQTAKQYGKPVAVGGPYPTALPAEAEATGADYLILDEGEITLPQFVEALERGESSGKFRADEKPDVTQTPIPRYDLLDLQAYDNMSVQFSRGCPFQCEFCDIIVLYGRKPRTKTPTQLIAELERLYELGWTRSIFVVDDNFIGNKRNVKLLLRELKIWMAEHNYPFTLNTEASVDLAQDPELMDLMVEANFNSVFLGIETPDEDSLVLTKKHQNTRDPLSEAVKTIMRHGLRVTAGFIIGFDGEKPDAGKRIINFVENTPITLALFSMLQALPDTALWHRLEKEGRLLDQGADINQTTLMNFVPTRPIEEIAKEYVEAFWELYDPQNYLDRAYNQYLSIGEPKHKRPSRKIDFVTLRAMLLIFWRQGIVRKTRWTFWKYLFHIYRAKPKLWASYLSFCALGEHFLAYRELVREKIEAQLEEYLKVKATQDAKKDSSQQHQVTTSLTSNIS, encoded by the coding sequence ATGCGTGTATTACTCGTTTATCCCCGTTTTCCCAAAAGTTTCTGGTCTTTTGAAGAGGCTTTAGCCCTCGTTAACCGTAAAACCTTCTTACCCCCTTTAGGATTAATTACTGTTGCTGCAATTCTTCCTCAAGAATGGGAGTTTCACCTAGTTGATTGTAATTTGCGGGAGGTGACTGCGACCGAATGGGAATGGGCGGATCTGGTTGTTGTTTCCGCCATGATCGTGCAAAAAGAAGACTTTAACACCCAAATTCAGACGGCTAAACAATACGGTAAACCCGTTGCTGTGGGGGGACCCTACCCAACAGCCCTCCCCGCAGAAGCAGAAGCAACAGGGGCTGACTATTTAATTCTTGATGAAGGGGAAATTACCCTACCCCAGTTTGTAGAAGCGCTTGAACGTGGCGAAAGCAGTGGTAAATTTAGAGCGGATGAGAAACCTGATGTTACCCAAACTCCCATTCCTCGCTATGATTTACTAGATCTCCAAGCCTACGATAATATGTCGGTACAGTTTTCTCGGGGCTGTCCCTTCCAGTGTGAATTTTGCGACATTATTGTTCTATATGGGCGCAAACCGCGCACAAAAACCCCGACGCAACTCATTGCAGAATTGGAACGACTCTATGAACTAGGCTGGACAAGAAGTATTTTTGTTGTCGATGATAACTTTATTGGTAATAAACGGAATGTGAAACTGCTATTGCGAGAGTTAAAAATCTGGATGGCAGAACATAACTATCCTTTCACCCTGAATACAGAAGCATCCGTTGATTTAGCCCAAGATCCTGAATTAATGGATTTAATGGTCGAGGCTAACTTTAATTCCGTCTTTTTAGGTATTGAAACCCCAGACGAAGACAGTCTAGTTTTGACCAAGAAACATCAAAATACTCGTGACCCCTTATCAGAAGCCGTCAAAACGATTATGCGTCACGGGTTACGAGTCACCGCAGGATTCATTATTGGCTTTGATGGCGAAAAACCAGACGCTGGAAAACGGATTATTAATTTTGTCGAAAATACTCCGATTACACTGGCATTATTTAGTATGCTGCAAGCCCTACCTGATACCGCACTGTGGCATCGTTTAGAAAAAGAAGGACGCTTGTTAGATCAAGGGGCTGATATTAATCAAACCACATTAATGAACTTTGTCCCCACTCGTCCTATTGAAGAGATTGCTAAAGAGTATGTGGAAGCCTTCTGGGAATTGTACGATCCCCAAAATTATTTAGATCGCGCTTATAATCAATATCTCAGCATTGGCGAACCGAAACATAAACGTCCCTCACGAAAAATTGATTTTGTTACCTTACGTGCCATGTTGCTGATTTTCTGGCGACAAGGGATTGTGCGTAAAACTCGTTGGACATTCTGGAAATATCTCTTCCATATTTATCGCGCGAAACCCAAACTATGGGCAAGTTATCTGTCTTTTTGCGCCCTCGGAGAACATTTCTTAGCCTATCGAGAATTAGTCCGCGAGAAAATTGAAGCGCAATTAGAAGAATACTTAAAAGTCAAAGCCACTCAAGATGCTAAAAAAGACTCTTCTCAACAGCATCAAGTGACAACTTCTCTTACTTCCAATATTTCATAA